The proteins below are encoded in one region of Aquisalimonas asiatica:
- a CDS encoding PepSY-associated TM helix domain-containing protein has protein sequence MAWLHTWAGVCVGWILYFVFVTGTLGYFAVEIDQWMTPERPVAAVTVDAASAADTGVRRLLEVAPDAERWTITPPGHRENPDLQVAWSGADPGRETEILHAETGEPADYRETAGGSTLYRMHYQLAYLPRTAASWIVGAAALAMLVVLLAGVVIHRHLFRDAFTLRTGKGLRTWLDAHTLAGVLALPFHLMITYSGLVLLGVTYMSVVVAAGYGSGADGRQAFFSERSESVRHISAAGEQATLAEIAPLVQQAESRWGDDSVGRITIQNPGDAEARVAVARHTERPLRTREQLVFDGVSGELVDHHTPPVSAAHGVRDVLVGLHEGRFAQPILRWLYVLCGFAGAAMVATGLVLWTTKRRQQRRAATGVALVERLNVAVVAGLPIGVLSYFLANRLLPVGLDGRADWEVHAMFIVWAAAFAHAAARPPGRAWVEQIGAGAVLAALLPMVNFLTTDIHLGRALAGGNWVLAGVDGTALAFSALLAGLLIRSRRRAADNAAASARRRGGMRGGVQGGGK, from the coding sequence ATGGCGTGGCTCCATACATGGGCCGGTGTCTGCGTCGGCTGGATTCTCTACTTTGTTTTCGTCACCGGTACGCTCGGCTACTTCGCCGTCGAAATCGACCAGTGGATGACGCCCGAGCGCCCGGTTGCTGCGGTGACTGTGGATGCTGCGAGTGCGGCGGATACAGGAGTCCGCCGTCTCCTTGAGGTCGCTCCGGATGCCGAGCGCTGGACGATCACACCTCCGGGCCACAGGGAGAACCCCGACCTGCAGGTCGCGTGGAGTGGGGCCGACCCCGGTCGCGAGACCGAGATCCTGCATGCCGAGACGGGAGAGCCCGCCGACTACAGGGAGACGGCGGGTGGCAGCACGCTCTACCGGATGCACTACCAACTGGCCTATTTGCCCAGAACAGCCGCCTCCTGGATCGTTGGCGCCGCCGCCCTGGCAATGCTGGTGGTGCTCCTTGCCGGCGTTGTCATCCATCGCCACCTGTTTCGGGACGCCTTCACCCTGCGCACGGGCAAGGGGCTGCGGACCTGGCTGGACGCGCACACGCTGGCAGGTGTTCTGGCGCTGCCTTTTCACTTGATGATCACCTACTCCGGGCTTGTGCTGCTCGGCGTGACCTACATGTCGGTGGTTGTCGCGGCGGGATACGGCAGCGGCGCCGACGGGCGGCAGGCGTTCTTCTCGGAGCGCTCGGAGAGCGTCCGGCACATCAGCGCCGCCGGTGAGCAAGCCACGCTGGCCGAGATCGCACCGCTGGTGCAACAGGCCGAATCCCGATGGGGTGATGACTCCGTGGGTCGCATCACCATCCAGAACCCTGGCGATGCCGAGGCGAGGGTGGCTGTCGCGCGGCATACCGAGCGCCCGCTCCGGACGCGTGAGCAGCTGGTCTTCGATGGTGTCAGCGGCGAACTGGTCGATCATCACACCCCTCCCGTAAGCGCGGCTCACGGCGTGCGCGACGTTCTGGTCGGCTTGCACGAAGGGCGCTTCGCACAGCCCATTCTGCGCTGGTTGTACGTCCTTTGTGGATTCGCCGGTGCCGCGATGGTCGCAACGGGTCTGGTCCTGTGGACGACCAAGCGGCGACAGCAACGGCGCGCCGCCACTGGGGTTGCGCTGGTCGAGCGGCTCAATGTGGCCGTAGTCGCCGGGTTACCGATCGGTGTCCTTTCCTACTTTCTGGCGAACCGTTTGCTTCCCGTGGGCCTGGACGGCCGTGCCGACTGGGAGGTCCATGCGATGTTCATCGTGTGGGCGGCTGCTTTTGCCCATGCCGCCGCCCGACCACCGGGCAGAGCCTGGGTTGAGCAAATCGGCGCAGGGGCGGTGCTGGCTGCCCTTCTGCCGATGGTCAATTTCCTGACCACCGACATCCACCTTGGCCGTGCCCTGGCGGGTGGCAACTGGGTTCTCGCCGGAGTGGACGGCACCGCGCTTGCATTCTCCGCCTTGCTTGCAGGGCTGCTGATCAGGAGCCGCAGAAGGGCCGCTGACAACGCCGCAGCTTCGGCACGTCGTCGTGGCGGAATGCGGGGCGGCGTGCAAGGGGGCGGGAAATGA
- the ubiD gene encoding 4-hydroxy-3-polyprenylbenzoate decarboxylase, with amino-acid sequence MQYRDLRDFMDRLERDGELKRISAPVDPNLEMTEICDRTLRKGGPALLFENPVGSDIPVLGNLFGTPYRVALGMGADGTEALREIGKLLAFLKEPDPPKGMKDAWKQLPIFKQVLNMGPKTVRRPECQEHVIEGDDVDLSRLPIWTCWPGDAGPLITWALVVTRGPHKERQNLGIYRQQVIGRNRVIMRWLGHRGGALDFQEWQQEHPGEPFPIAVALGADPATILGAVTPVPDTLSEYAFAGLLRGSKTELGKCIGSDLQVPASAEIVLEGHIYPDDWADEGPFGDHTGYYNEVDRFPVFTIERITHRSNPVYHSTYTGRPPDEPAVLGVALNEVFVPILQKQFPEIVDFYLPPEGCSYRMAVVTMKKQYPGHAKRVMLGVWSFLRQFMYTKFVIVTDDDVNARDWNDVIWAMTTRMDPQRDSTFIDNSPIDYLDFASPVSGLGSKIGFDATNKWKGETNREWGRPITMDPEIKRRVDERWDELGID; translated from the coding sequence CTGCAGTACCGGGATCTGCGCGATTTCATGGACCGCCTGGAGCGGGACGGGGAGCTCAAGCGCATCTCCGCGCCGGTAGACCCGAACCTGGAGATGACCGAGATCTGCGACCGCACCCTGCGCAAGGGCGGGCCGGCGCTGTTGTTCGAGAACCCGGTGGGGTCGGACATCCCCGTGCTGGGCAACCTGTTCGGCACGCCATATCGCGTGGCGCTGGGCATGGGCGCGGACGGCACCGAAGCCCTGCGCGAAATCGGCAAGCTGCTGGCCTTTCTCAAGGAGCCCGACCCGCCCAAGGGCATGAAAGACGCCTGGAAGCAGCTGCCGATCTTCAAGCAGGTGCTGAACATGGGGCCGAAGACGGTGCGGCGGCCGGAGTGCCAGGAGCACGTGATCGAGGGCGACGATGTCGACCTCTCCCGCCTGCCCATCTGGACGTGCTGGCCCGGCGACGCGGGCCCGTTGATCACCTGGGCGCTGGTGGTCACCCGCGGCCCGCACAAGGAGCGGCAGAATCTGGGCATCTACCGCCAGCAGGTGATCGGCCGCAATCGGGTGATCATGCGCTGGCTCGGCCACCGCGGCGGCGCGCTGGATTTCCAGGAATGGCAGCAGGAGCACCCCGGCGAGCCGTTCCCCATTGCGGTGGCCCTGGGGGCCGACCCCGCGACGATCCTGGGCGCCGTCACCCCCGTGCCGGACACCCTCTCCGAGTACGCCTTCGCCGGGCTGCTGCGGGGGAGCAAGACCGAGCTGGGCAAATGCATCGGTTCCGACCTGCAGGTGCCCGCTTCGGCGGAGATCGTGCTTGAAGGCCACATTTACCCGGACGATTGGGCGGATGAAGGCCCGTTCGGCGATCACACCGGCTACTACAACGAGGTGGACCGCTTCCCGGTATTCACCATCGAGCGCATCACCCACCGCAGCAACCCGGTCTATCACAGCACCTACACGGGCCGGCCGCCGGATGAGCCGGCGGTGCTCGGGGTGGCACTGAACGAGGTGTTCGTGCCGATCCTGCAGAAACAGTTCCCGGAGATCGTGGATTTCTACCTGCCGCCGGAAGGCTGCTCTTATCGCATGGCGGTGGTGACCATGAAGAAGCAGTACCCGGGCCACGCCAAGCGCGTGATGCTGGGGGTGTGGTCGTTCCTGCGGCAGTTCATGTACACCAAGTTCGTCATCGTCACGGATGACGACGTCAACGCCCGGGACTGGAACGACGTGATCTGGGCCATGACCACGCGCATGGACCCGCAGCGCGACAGCACGTTCATCGACAACTCGCCCATCGACTACCTGGACTTCGCCTCGCCGGTCTCCGGGCTCGGCTCGAAGATCGGCTTCGACGCCACCAACAAGTGGAAAGGCGAGACCAACCGCGAGTGGGGCCGGCCCATCACCATGGACCCGGAGATCAAGCGCCGGGTGGACGAGCGCTGGGACGAGCTGGGCATCGACTGA
- a CDS encoding DUF2946 family protein: protein MTGQPHRRKRTWFGIAALLLAALAVAAMPLAHAAHGLDHEAHAADAADHHHHEHDHAQHDGADCDESDPAHLLHELMECDCLLCKAGQASAILPDPLSARLAAAVVARLPVAPRAETRSDHALRPPTRAPPALNAS from the coding sequence ATGACGGGACAACCGCACCGACGGAAGCGGACGTGGTTCGGCATCGCCGCACTGTTGCTGGCGGCGCTGGCGGTTGCCGCAATGCCCCTGGCGCATGCCGCCCACGGCCTCGACCACGAGGCCCATGCCGCCGACGCCGCTGATCATCACCACCACGAACACGATCACGCCCAGCACGACGGCGCCGACTGCGACGAATCGGACCCGGCGCACCTGCTCCATGAGCTGATGGAGTGCGACTGCCTGCTCTGCAAGGCCGGGCAGGCGTCCGCGATACTCCCCGACCCACTCTCCGCCCGCCTGGCGGCCGCCGTGGTGGCGCGCCTGCCCGTGGCACCACGGGCCGAGACACGCTCAGACCACGCCCTGCGCCCACCCACGCGCGCCCCACCTGCATTGAACGCGAGCTGA
- a CDS encoding DUF3325 domain-containing protein has product MIGAGLSALALAYAGLSALALGIARHHRQVRGHVGDQRLRKACAVAGWSVVAVLVLGSLHHWGAGVGSVTAIATLTAGALAVAGTLDLAPRRLPLYAVFAVMFAVAVPLADQARRALAGA; this is encoded by the coding sequence ATGATCGGAGCCGGCCTGTCAGCTCTGGCGCTCGCCTACGCCGGCCTGTCCGCACTGGCGCTCGGCATTGCCCGCCACCACCGCCAGGTTCGTGGGCACGTCGGTGATCAGCGGCTGCGCAAGGCATGCGCCGTGGCTGGATGGAGTGTAGTCGCCGTCCTTGTGTTGGGCAGCTTGCACCACTGGGGTGCAGGAGTGGGCAGTGTCACTGCCATTGCAACCCTGACTGCGGGGGCGCTGGCGGTCGCCGGGACACTGGATCTGGCCCCTCGGCGCCTGCCGCTCTACGCCGTTTTCGCCGTCATGTTCGCCGTTGCCGTTCCACTTGCAGACCAGGCGCGGCGGGCACTCGCCGGGGCCTGA
- a CDS encoding TonB-dependent receptor family protein: MALQQPGPFGAVGVFAVMLSSAAHGEDAVRLDPVTVTGQFPASTLPVADETAAELERIPGGTSLVDLDTVREGRTANLEDALGTTPGVYARSRFGQDETRLSIRGSGLTQTFNNRGVRLLRDGLPVTEADGNTRNQLMDPLTADHMAVYRGANAMGYGAATLGGAINMVSPTGYNSDPLSLRAETGSFGYRRLQAKGATIGERTDAVGTVTGSWQDGFRDNSRQRAIRGYGNVGFQHDDRSQTRLHVEAQDHQLELPGSLTRDQLRNDRRQANPQFEDANAARDLQLGRVTAHHQRQLSDTDQLDLGAFVQDLRMEHPMPFFDLDTTRQDAGVSARHVIESGANRFTWGTLAVTGRERADDRDDDTRDRSTASTVELFADNHYAVTDATTLIGSAQLAWARREVDVTRGDDPDGSRNYRSVSPRIGVLHDLPGDVQLFGNLSRSTEAPVTGELVGNDGELLDQQTADTLELGLRRSGVRWSGEAAVYHARLRDEILLFEDPDNPFDSATRNADRTIHQGVELGLGHRQGLTETLTLETNLTYTYNDFRFDGDSDWGDNRLPGIPRHMARLDVRARHASGAYAGPVVEAASSYPVDFANNEDADSFVIWGLRAGYRSPEGWRVFVDGRNLGDRTYAANTGIVDSADATSTVYNPGAPRSVYGGVEWTW; the protein is encoded by the coding sequence ATGGCCTTGCAACAACCCGGGCCCTTCGGGGCCGTAGGGGTGTTCGCCGTGATGCTGTCGAGCGCAGCACACGGTGAAGACGCCGTTCGTCTGGATCCGGTGACCGTCACCGGCCAGTTTCCGGCGAGCACCCTGCCCGTGGCCGACGAGACGGCCGCCGAGCTGGAGCGCATTCCCGGCGGCACCTCGCTGGTGGATCTGGACACAGTGCGCGAGGGGCGCACCGCCAACCTGGAGGACGCCCTGGGCACGACGCCGGGCGTCTACGCCCGCAGCCGCTTCGGCCAGGATGAGACGCGCCTGTCCATTCGCGGCTCCGGCCTCACCCAGACCTTCAACAACCGCGGCGTCCGGCTGCTACGCGACGGCCTGCCGGTGACGGAGGCCGACGGCAACACCCGCAACCAGCTCATGGACCCACTCACCGCCGACCATATGGCCGTCTACCGGGGCGCCAACGCCATGGGCTACGGCGCCGCCACCCTGGGCGGCGCCATCAACATGGTCTCGCCCACCGGCTACAACAGCGATCCGCTCAGCCTGCGCGCCGAGACCGGCAGCTTCGGCTACCGTCGTCTGCAGGCCAAGGGCGCCACGATCGGCGAGCGCACCGACGCGGTGGGCACCGTCACCGGCTCGTGGCAGGACGGCTTTCGCGACAACAGCCGCCAGCGGGCCATCCGCGGCTACGGCAACGTGGGCTTCCAGCACGACGACCGCAGCCAGACCCGGCTGCACGTGGAGGCCCAGGATCACCAGCTGGAACTGCCCGGCTCCCTGACCCGGGATCAGCTGCGAAATGACCGGCGTCAGGCCAACCCGCAGTTCGAGGACGCCAACGCCGCCCGCGATCTGCAGCTGGGGCGCGTCACCGCGCACCACCAGCGCCAGTTGAGCGATACGGACCAGCTCGACCTGGGCGCCTTCGTCCAGGACCTGCGCATGGAACACCCCATGCCGTTCTTCGATCTGGACACCACCCGGCAGGACGCGGGCGTCAGCGCCCGGCACGTGATCGAGTCCGGGGCCAACCGCTTCACCTGGGGCACGCTCGCGGTCACCGGCCGGGAGCGGGCGGACGACCGCGATGACGACACCCGTGACCGCTCCACGGCCAGCACCGTGGAGCTCTTCGCCGACAACCACTACGCCGTTACCGACGCCACCACCCTGATCGGCAGCGCCCAGCTCGCCTGGGCCCGGCGCGAGGTGGACGTCACCCGCGGCGACGACCCGGACGGCAGCCGCAACTACCGCTCGGTGAGCCCGCGCATCGGCGTGCTCCACGACCTGCCCGGCGATGTGCAGCTGTTCGGCAACCTCAGCCGCAGCACCGAGGCACCGGTGACGGGCGAACTCGTTGGCAATGATGGCGAGCTGCTGGATCAACAGACCGCCGACACCCTGGAGCTGGGCCTGCGCCGCAGCGGTGTGCGCTGGTCCGGCGAGGCGGCGGTCTACCACGCGCGTCTGCGTGACGAAATCCTGCTGTTCGAAGACCCTGACAACCCCTTCGACTCGGCCACCCGCAACGCCGATCGCACCATTCACCAGGGCGTCGAGCTGGGGTTGGGGCATCGGCAGGGTCTGACTGAAACGCTCACCCTGGAGACCAATCTCACTTACACCTACAACGACTTCCGCTTCGACGGCGACAGCGACTGGGGCGACAACCGTCTGCCCGGCATTCCCCGCCACATGGCGCGGCTGGATGTGCGTGCCCGCCACGCCAGCGGTGCCTACGCGGGCCCGGTGGTCGAGGCCGCCAGCAGCTACCCGGTGGACTTCGCCAATAACGAGGACGCCGACAGCTTCGTCATCTGGGGCCTGCGCGCCGGCTACCGCAGCCCCGAGGGCTGGCGGGTGTTCGTGGACGGCCGCAACCTGGGCGATCGCACCTATGCGGCCAACACCGGCATCGTGGACTCCGCGGATGCCACCAGCACCGTCTACAACCCCGGCGCGCCGCGCTCGGTCTACGGAGGTGTGGAATGGACGTGGTAA
- a CDS encoding TonB-dependent receptor plug domain-containing protein → MSMHSARGGRLVLAVTLTGGIGLCQQAVAGDVTQLEAIGVTAAGQATSQRDLAGTLGDRGASVDIITAEDIRETGATTLTQALEVLAPGVYVQPQAGGRAGAGSISLLGGDEREFVMLLDGVRIEPRTFFGTHLNINPQHIERIEVLKDGQSLFYGSNAMVGVINFVTKDFDYAEQGEFMGEAGRSLGERSQEELNLGGHANLDVGDHRFQVFGSQNRGINEPFDSDRLEFPEGAPNAYEGSLQNLGFKYRYDLSDSERIDLHVQRNELREDGLPTGFGDPSEQLVNDRRTQQDIAMLQWERQVDSARSMSLRAFWNEQEGDRREVDLDNGDAVYTRGGNLSRDYGLHGMTDFPALAGHWTVGAEASRHEGYNLGDATLSNPGYDPETSLDPFVQYRPDIAFLPRTDVSVGARYNHNDRTDSAAIWQLMVRHRMTSNVDVRATAGTAFQVPRAVDTVDAERDVVGASDLDPESSIGGNIGLEGRAVPGLDVPASWSVSAFWREITDRIDDEEEGDDVLRVFNVDDPTITRGVEGQFAVRPLPQWSVRFNATYVEAYMDNDPDQEQLDDIPRFFARAQLGWDAAQAQRGARLSGVYTGPVYDTLSDEAGGRQNYGGRMRVDASAFQFFDERHDQRLGVRVENVFDTDVPVAIDETEIGGELRRYDQYAAPRNVTLTYSQNF, encoded by the coding sequence ATGAGTATGCATTCAGCGAGAGGGGGACGCCTGGTATTGGCGGTCACACTGACCGGTGGTATCGGGTTGTGTCAGCAGGCCGTTGCCGGTGACGTCACACAACTTGAGGCGATCGGAGTCACGGCCGCCGGGCAGGCGACGTCTCAGCGCGACCTGGCCGGGACTCTGGGCGACCGGGGCGCCAGCGTCGATATCATCACCGCCGAGGACATACGCGAGACCGGCGCCACCACGCTGACACAGGCGCTGGAGGTGCTGGCGCCGGGTGTCTACGTGCAACCGCAGGCGGGCGGACGCGCCGGCGCCGGCAGTATTTCCCTGCTAGGGGGAGACGAGCGGGAGTTCGTCATGCTGCTCGACGGTGTACGCATCGAACCGCGCACCTTCTTCGGCACTCATCTCAACATCAACCCCCAGCACATTGAGCGGATCGAGGTGCTCAAGGACGGACAATCCCTGTTCTACGGCAGCAACGCCATGGTCGGTGTGATCAACTTCGTCACCAAGGACTTCGACTACGCCGAACAGGGTGAATTCATGGGGGAGGCCGGCCGTTCACTGGGAGAGCGCAGTCAGGAGGAACTCAACCTCGGCGGCCACGCGAACCTTGACGTTGGTGACCACCGCTTCCAGGTGTTCGGTTCCCAGAATCGCGGGATCAATGAGCCGTTCGACAGCGATAGACTCGAATTTCCCGAGGGCGCGCCGAACGCTTATGAGGGCAGCCTGCAGAACCTCGGCTTCAAGTATCGCTACGACCTGAGTGACAGTGAGCGAATTGACCTCCACGTCCAGCGCAATGAGCTGCGTGAGGACGGCCTGCCCACCGGTTTCGGCGACCCCTCCGAGCAGCTGGTCAACGACCGGCGGACGCAGCAGGACATCGCGATGCTTCAGTGGGAACGTCAGGTGGACTCCGCGCGGTCCATGTCATTGCGTGCCTTCTGGAATGAACAGGAGGGTGATCGCCGCGAAGTGGACCTGGACAACGGCGACGCCGTCTACACCCGGGGAGGCAACCTGTCCCGCGATTACGGCCTCCACGGCATGACAGATTTCCCGGCCCTCGCCGGCCACTGGACGGTCGGTGCCGAAGCAAGTCGTCACGAGGGGTACAACCTCGGCGATGCGACACTCTCCAACCCTGGGTACGATCCCGAGACCTCGCTGGACCCGTTTGTTCAGTATCGCCCGGATATCGCCTTTCTGCCGCGCACCGATGTCTCCGTCGGGGCCAGATACAACCACAATGACCGCACCGACAGCGCGGCCATCTGGCAGTTGATGGTTCGCCACCGTATGACGTCGAACGTCGACGTGCGGGCCACTGCCGGCACTGCCTTCCAGGTGCCGCGCGCCGTGGACACGGTTGACGCCGAGCGAGACGTGGTTGGCGCCTCGGACCTCGACCCGGAGTCCTCCATCGGCGGCAATATTGGCCTGGAAGGCCGGGCCGTACCCGGCCTCGATGTGCCGGCGAGCTGGTCCGTCAGCGCATTCTGGCGGGAAATCACCGACCGGATCGACGACGAAGAGGAGGGCGACGATGTACTGCGCGTGTTCAACGTCGACGACCCCACCATCACACGCGGCGTCGAAGGGCAGTTTGCGGTTCGCCCGCTTCCGCAATGGTCGGTTCGTTTCAATGCCACCTACGTGGAAGCGTACATGGACAACGACCCCGATCAGGAACAGCTCGACGACATTCCCCGCTTCTTCGCCCGGGCACAGCTTGGCTGGGACGCCGCGCAGGCGCAACGTGGGGCACGGCTGAGTGGCGTCTACACCGGCCCGGTCTACGACACCCTCTCGGACGAAGCCGGCGGCCGCCAGAACTACGGTGGTCGCATGCGCGTCGATGCCTCCGCTTTCCAGTTCTTCGACGAACGGCACGACCAGCGCCTGGGCGTTCGCGTCGAGAACGTCTTCGATACGGACGTGCCCGTTGCTATCGACGAGACCGAGATCGGCGGAGAACTGCGGCGCTATGACCAGTACGCCGCGCCGCGGAACGTCACCTTGACCTATAGCCAGAACTTCTGA
- a CDS encoding TonB-dependent receptor: MILTQEVAAERDRTRTVLPASLLAVVPLLPGAVAVVASPVLHAEAHVHLAPIEVLSAPSGLRLDSQSDIGSRLGLSVDETPGQVDVIDQTRMQERGDRTTTEAVTGAVGFSDANTLGNLSGLNARGFSEVAILYDGISVGRPNMTSRPQGTWIYDRIETISGPASVLHGEGSIVGAVNFVPRRPNPEVTETDILMSAGSFNSSRVAAGRGGPTNVDGLSFRIDGERQTSDGYMDNADMHRDTISAGLRYDASDRLVLEGNLVYINDSLPPYSGVPVDPEKGEPSSDLRRRNPNARDAYIEGEEFRLTLDANYFASDSVQLRNRFQAYEGERDWLNVEGFEITEDDELKQTFALEVFHDQTFLANRSDALIDHHLFGRDARTVVGLQLIRERFENGSDGVGLDRVVDDPRNPADTGSVRDLGLDARAEGGRTDRNQVALFAENRLLLGGGLSLVSGVRGDWIKFEVNRDGSEKDTFTTEEGRLGFVWEATPTLSLFGQATTGSQFTFSTNSPSADSLDTDLQRSTGFEGGVRGRAVDGTWQWQVTAFDIEKRNRFASDPVPDDPQRQRQVGRRVSQGVEVSGYWEPVERLALEANASVLSAEFRDDDDLGGNTPAGVPEQLGNLWATWTVTQRATARAHVRYVGEQQANNDNTLQIPSYTLLNLSSSYALDDNWEVTARARNVTDERYYTQAWFGDQYFVGGGRSFELELSASF; this comes from the coding sequence ATGATCCTGACCCAGGAAGTTGCCGCAGAGCGTGACCGGACGCGCACGGTGTTACCGGCCTCGCTGCTCGCCGTGGTCCCGCTTCTGCCTGGTGCCGTGGCGGTGGTTGCGTCACCCGTTCTTCACGCCGAGGCCCATGTTCACCTGGCCCCCATAGAGGTGCTCAGTGCTCCATCCGGTCTGCGCTTGGATAGCCAGAGCGACATCGGCTCCCGCCTGGGGCTTTCAGTAGATGAGACGCCGGGACAAGTCGACGTGATTGACCAGACACGCATGCAGGAACGCGGTGATCGCACGACCACTGAGGCAGTGACGGGGGCGGTCGGATTCAGCGATGCCAACACCCTCGGCAATTTGTCTGGTTTGAATGCACGCGGATTCAGCGAGGTGGCGATTCTCTATGACGGCATCAGTGTCGGCCGGCCTAACATGACATCTCGGCCTCAAGGCACCTGGATCTATGACCGCATCGAGACCATTAGCGGACCGGCCTCCGTGCTCCACGGAGAGGGATCAATTGTCGGAGCCGTGAACTTCGTACCGCGTCGACCGAACCCAGAGGTAACGGAGACTGATATTCTCATGTCCGCGGGTTCATTCAACAGTAGCCGAGTGGCCGCAGGCCGCGGCGGACCGACGAACGTGGACGGGCTGAGCTTCCGTATCGACGGCGAGCGCCAGACCAGCGACGGGTACATGGATAACGCGGACATGCACCGGGATACCATCAGCGCCGGTCTCCGCTACGACGCCTCTGACCGCCTCGTGCTCGAGGGCAATCTCGTCTACATCAACGATTCGCTGCCTCCCTACTCGGGGGTGCCGGTGGACCCCGAGAAGGGAGAGCCGTCGAGCGATCTTCGCCGCAGAAACCCTAACGCCCGGGACGCCTACATCGAGGGAGAAGAGTTCCGACTGACTCTGGATGCCAACTACTTCGCCAGCGACTCGGTGCAACTGCGCAACCGCTTCCAGGCCTACGAGGGCGAACGCGATTGGTTGAACGTGGAGGGGTTCGAGATCACAGAGGACGACGAACTCAAGCAGACATTCGCGCTGGAGGTCTTCCACGATCAGACCTTCCTTGCCAACCGCTCGGACGCCCTGATTGACCACCACCTCTTCGGCCGGGATGCACGAACAGTCGTAGGCCTCCAGTTGATCCGTGAACGCTTCGAAAACGGTAGCGACGGTGTTGGCCTTGATCGGGTCGTGGATGATCCGAGAAACCCCGCCGATACCGGGAGCGTGAGAGATCTGGGCCTCGATGCACGCGCCGAGGGTGGGCGCACGGACAGGAATCAGGTGGCCCTTTTCGCGGAGAACCGCCTGTTGCTCGGCGGTGGCCTCAGCCTGGTCAGCGGTGTCCGCGGTGACTGGATCAAGTTTGAAGTGAACCGGGATGGTAGCGAAAAGGACACGTTCACCACGGAGGAGGGCCGGCTCGGTTTCGTATGGGAAGCGACACCGACCCTGTCCCTGTTCGGCCAGGCCACAACCGGCTCCCAGTTCACCTTCAGCACGAATTCCCCTTCTGCTGACAGCCTGGATACAGACCTGCAGCGTTCCACGGGGTTCGAAGGGGGCGTCCGCGGTCGCGCGGTTGATGGTACATGGCAGTGGCAGGTGACCGCGTTCGACATCGAGAAGCGCAACCGGTTTGCCAGTGACCCGGTTCCGGATGATCCGCAGCGCCAGCGCCAGGTCGGCCGGCGCGTCTCTCAGGGGGTGGAGGTGAGTGGCTACTGGGAGCCCGTTGAACGCCTGGCCCTGGAAGCCAATGCCAGTGTGCTGAGCGCGGAGTTCCGCGATGACGACGACCTCGGCGGGAACACGCCAGCCGGCGTGCCGGAGCAGCTGGGCAATCTCTGGGCCACCTGGACGGTCACCCAGCGGGCCACGGCCCGGGCCCATGTCCGCTACGTGGGCGAACAGCAGGCGAACAACGACAACACCCTGCAGATCCCGTCGTATACACTGCTGAATCTCTCAAGCAGCTATGCGCTGGACGACAACTGGGAGGTCACCGCCCGCGCGCGGAACGTCACCGACGAGCGCTACTACACCCAGGCGTGGTTCGGGGATCAGTACTTTGTCGGTGGCGGGCGCTCTTTCGAGCTCGAGCTCAGCGCGTCGTTCTGA